One window of Watersipora subatra chromosome 3, tzWatSuba1.1, whole genome shotgun sequence genomic DNA carries:
- the LOC137389800 gene encoding proteasome subunit alpha type-2-like — translation MSERYSFSLTTFSPSGKLVQIEYALQAVSVGAPSVGIKATNGIVLATEKKQKSILYDEHSLHKIEMITKHSGIVYSGMGPDYRVLIKAARKLASEYFLAYHDEIPPSQLVQRIAAVMQEYTQSGGVRPFGVSLLLAGWDLDEERPYLYQCDPSGAYFAWKATAMGRNHVNGKTFLEKRYSDELELEDAVHTAILTLKESFEGKMDQDNIEIAICKSDGFKRLTPAEVQDYLASIN, via the exons ATGTCTGAACGTTATAGTTTTTCTCTCACCACATTTAG TCCATCAGGAAAGCTTGTGCAGATTGAGTATGCTCTGCAAGCGGTTTCTGTTGGGGCACCATCTGTTGGAATCAAAG CCACAAATGGCATAGTTCTAGCAACCGAAAAGAAGCAGAAGTCTATACTCTATGATGAACACAGTCTTCATAAAATCGAGATGATAACGAAACACAGTGGAATTGTATATAGCGGGATGGGTCCAGATTACAG AGTTTTAATAAAGGCAGCCAGAAAGTTGGCTTCTGAATACTTCCTTGCCTATCATGACGAGATCCCACCCTCTCAGCTTGTACAGAGAATAGCAGCTGTCATGCAGGAATACACACAGTCTGG AGGTGTGCGACCATTTGGCGTCTCCTTGTTGCTGGCCGGCTGGGATCTGGATGAAGAACGGCCAtatttgtatcaatgtgatcCCTCG GGAGCATATTTTGCCTGGAAAGCAACCGCTATGGGTAGGAATCATGTGAACGGAAAAACTTTCTTGGAGAAAAG GTACAGTGATGAATTGGAGTTGGAAGATGCTGTTCACACTGCCATTCTCACATTGAAGGAAAGCTTTGAAGGAAAAATGGATCAAGACAACATAGAAATTGCCATATGCAAGAGCGATGGTTTCAAGAGACTGACTCCTGCAGAAGTGCAAGATTATCTTGCTTCAATTAACTAA